Proteins from a genomic interval of Balaenoptera musculus isolate JJ_BM4_2016_0621 chromosome 16, mBalMus1.pri.v3, whole genome shotgun sequence:
- the FRAT1 gene encoding proto-oncogene FRAT1, protein MPCRREEEEEAGEEEEEEEEEDSFLLLEQSVTLGGSGEVDRLVAQIGETLQLDAAQDRPASPCAPPGPPLQPPRPPAVVRADKARAPALPLLLPPASAETGGPAPPGALRCALGDRGRVRGRAAPYFVAELAAGPSALSPLPSQPSLDGPSGADKRGAPQPLSGPCRRGWLRDAAASRRLQQRRGLQPQARTGDDDPHRLLQQLVISGNLIKEAVRRLHSRRLQLHAKLPRRQLLGPLSAPVHEPPLPRSPRAACSDPGSSGRRAQLRTGDGVLVPGS, encoded by the coding sequence ATGCCGTGccggagggaggaggaagaggaagccggcgaggaagaggaggaggaggaggaggaggacagctTCCTCCTGCTGGAACAGTCGGTGACTCTGGGCGGCTCGGGCGAGGTGGACCGGCTGGTGGCCCAGATCGGCGAGACGCTACAGCTGGACGCGGCGCAGGACCGCCCTGCCTCCCCGTGCGCGCCCCCGGGGCCGCCACTGCAGCCCCCGCGACCCCCGGCGGTGGTGCGGGCGGACAAGGCCCGAGCCCCGGCTCTGCCGTTGCTTCTGCCGCCTGCCTCGGCCGAGACTGGGGGTCCGGCGCCCCCGGGGGCCCTGCGCTGCGCCCTCGGGGACCGCGGCCGGGTGCGGGGCCGGGCTGCGCCCTACTTTGTGGCCGAGCTCGCCGCAGGCCCCAGCGCGCTGTCCCCATTGCCCTCTCAGCCCAGCCTTGATGGGCCTTCGGGAGCTGACAAGCGAGGCGCCCCGCAGCCGCTGTCGGGTCCTTGCCGGCGAGGATGGCTGCGGGACGCCGCCGCCTCCCGCCGCCTGCAGCAGCGACGCGGGCTACAGCCTCAAGCCCGCACCGGCGACGACGACCCGCACCGGCTTCTGCAGCAGCTCGTGATCTCGGGGAACCTCATCAAGGAGGCCGTGCGGAGGCTTCATTCGCGACGGCTGCAGTTACACGCAAAACTTCCCCGACGCCAGCTCCTGGGCCCTTTGTCGGCCCCAGTGCACGAGCCCCCTTTGCCCCGCAGCCCTCGCGCGGCCTGCAGCGACCCTGGCTCGTCTGGGAGGAGGGCGCAGCTCAGAACTGGCGACGGCGTTCTAGTCCCCGGCAGCTAA